In Dromiciops gliroides isolate mDroGli1 chromosome 4, mDroGli1.pri, whole genome shotgun sequence, one DNA window encodes the following:
- the CERS2 gene encoding ceramide synthase 2 isoform X1: protein MGMLQTLYDYFWWERLWLPVNLTWADLEDRDGRVYAKASDLYITLPLALLFLIIRYFFEIYVATPLAALLNVKEKTRLRASPNPTLENFYCTSGKHPKQAEVELLSRQSGLSSRQVERWFRRRRNQDRPSQLKKFREASWRFTFYLIAFIAGMAVIVDKPWFYDMKEVWKGYPIQSTIPSQYWYYMIELSFYWSLLFSIASDVKRKDFKEQVIHHVATIILISFSWFANYIRAGTLIMALHDSSDYLLESAKMFNYAGWKNTCNNIFIVFAIVFIITRLVILPFWILHCTVVYPLELYPAFFGYYFFNSMMGVLQVLHIFWAYLILRMAHKFVTGKLVEDERSDREETESSEGEEPLTGGGTKSHHLANGHPVLNNNHRKND from the exons ATGGG GATGCTGCAGACTCTATATGATTACTTCTGGTGGGAGCGGTTGTGGCTCCCTGTGAACCTGACCTGGGCTGACCTGGAGGACCGGGATGGGCGTGTCTACGCCAAAGCTTCCGACCTTTACATCACCTTGCCCCTGGCCCTGCTTTTCCTCATTATCAGATACTTCTTTGAGAT TTATGTGGCAACACCGTTGGCTGCCCTCCTAAATGTGAAGGAGAAGACTAGGCTTCGTGCATCCCCCAACCCAACTCTGGAGAATTTCTACTGTACCAGTGGCAAACACCCCAAACAG GCCGAGGTGGAGCTCCTGTCTCGGCAGAGTGGACTCTCAAGCCGTCAGGTGGAAAGATGGTTCCGTAGACGCCGAAATCAGGACCGGCCAAGCCAACTCAAGAAATTCCGGGAGGCCAG TTGGAGATTCACCTTTTATCTTATTGCTTTCATTGCTGGCATGGCTGTCATTGTGGAt AAACCTTGGTTCTATGACATGAAGGAAGTATGGAAAGGTTACCCCATACAG tCTACCATCCCTTCCCAGTACTGGTATTACATGATCGAACTCTCCTTCTACTGGTCTCTACTCTTCAGTATTGCTTCTGATGTTAAACGAAAG GATTTCAAAGAGCAGGTGATCCACCATGTGGCCACCATCATCCTTATCAGCTTCTCCTGGTTTGCCAACTACATCCGGGCAGGGACACTCATCATGGCTCTTCATGACTCCTCTGACTACCTGCTGGAG TCAGCCAAGATGTTTAACTACGCGGGATGGAAAAACACGTGCAACAATATCTTCATTGTCTTCGCCATTGTCTTCATCATCACTCGACTCGTCATCTTACCCTTCTG GATCCTGCACTGCACAGTGGTGTACCCTCTTGAGCTGTATCCTGCCTTTTTTGGTTATTACTTCTTCAATTCCATGATGGGTGTGCTGCAAGTGCTGCACATCTTCTGGGCCTACCTCATCCTTCGAATGGCCCACAAATTCGTAACTGGAAAG CTGGTAGAAGACGAGCGCAGTGATCGGGAAGAGACGGAGAGTTCTGAGGGCGAGGAGCCTCTCACTGGTGGGGGAACGAAGAGCCATCATCTAGCCAATGGCCACCCTGTTCTTAACAATAACCACAGAAAAAATGACTGA
- the CERS2 gene encoding ceramide synthase 2 isoform X2 yields MLQTLYDYFWWERLWLPVNLTWADLEDRDGRVYAKASDLYITLPLALLFLIIRYFFEIYVATPLAALLNVKEKTRLRASPNPTLENFYCTSGKHPKQAEVELLSRQSGLSSRQVERWFRRRRNQDRPSQLKKFREASWRFTFYLIAFIAGMAVIVDKPWFYDMKEVWKGYPIQSTIPSQYWYYMIELSFYWSLLFSIASDVKRKDFKEQVIHHVATIILISFSWFANYIRAGTLIMALHDSSDYLLESAKMFNYAGWKNTCNNIFIVFAIVFIITRLVILPFWILHCTVVYPLELYPAFFGYYFFNSMMGVLQVLHIFWAYLILRMAHKFVTGKLVEDERSDREETESSEGEEPLTGGGTKSHHLANGHPVLNNNHRKND; encoded by the exons ATGCTGCAGACTCTATATGATTACTTCTGGTGGGAGCGGTTGTGGCTCCCTGTGAACCTGACCTGGGCTGACCTGGAGGACCGGGATGGGCGTGTCTACGCCAAAGCTTCCGACCTTTACATCACCTTGCCCCTGGCCCTGCTTTTCCTCATTATCAGATACTTCTTTGAGAT TTATGTGGCAACACCGTTGGCTGCCCTCCTAAATGTGAAGGAGAAGACTAGGCTTCGTGCATCCCCCAACCCAACTCTGGAGAATTTCTACTGTACCAGTGGCAAACACCCCAAACAG GCCGAGGTGGAGCTCCTGTCTCGGCAGAGTGGACTCTCAAGCCGTCAGGTGGAAAGATGGTTCCGTAGACGCCGAAATCAGGACCGGCCAAGCCAACTCAAGAAATTCCGGGAGGCCAG TTGGAGATTCACCTTTTATCTTATTGCTTTCATTGCTGGCATGGCTGTCATTGTGGAt AAACCTTGGTTCTATGACATGAAGGAAGTATGGAAAGGTTACCCCATACAG tCTACCATCCCTTCCCAGTACTGGTATTACATGATCGAACTCTCCTTCTACTGGTCTCTACTCTTCAGTATTGCTTCTGATGTTAAACGAAAG GATTTCAAAGAGCAGGTGATCCACCATGTGGCCACCATCATCCTTATCAGCTTCTCCTGGTTTGCCAACTACATCCGGGCAGGGACACTCATCATGGCTCTTCATGACTCCTCTGACTACCTGCTGGAG TCAGCCAAGATGTTTAACTACGCGGGATGGAAAAACACGTGCAACAATATCTTCATTGTCTTCGCCATTGTCTTCATCATCACTCGACTCGTCATCTTACCCTTCTG GATCCTGCACTGCACAGTGGTGTACCCTCTTGAGCTGTATCCTGCCTTTTTTGGTTATTACTTCTTCAATTCCATGATGGGTGTGCTGCAAGTGCTGCACATCTTCTGGGCCTACCTCATCCTTCGAATGGCCCACAAATTCGTAACTGGAAAG CTGGTAGAAGACGAGCGCAGTGATCGGGAAGAGACGGAGAGTTCTGAGGGCGAGGAGCCTCTCACTGGTGGGGGAACGAAGAGCCATCATCTAGCCAATGGCCACCCTGTTCTTAACAATAACCACAGAAAAAATGACTGA